In Carassius gibelio isolate Cgi1373 ecotype wild population from Czech Republic chromosome A10, carGib1.2-hapl.c, whole genome shotgun sequence, the DNA window cataaataatattttttcattataacAAGTACACCATTAAcatacttttttatgtttatgtttttcttcAACAATTTGGCctgattgtaataaaataaatgttctttgaaaagtttgaaaaacaccacattatcactttttttcttgtttgattGTGTGGACAGAGCTTAAACTGTATGAAGGGCTCAGAAGGTTTTGATTATATTACCCATCAGGTACACTGTGCTgtcattgttaaaaataaaacactaattaCTAATCATCATTTTCTTCAGTAtttcattgtgaaatattagttcaTTTATTGTTTCAGATCAGCTTCTGTTCAATAGAAGACACATTTAAATCAGATCAGAGAGACAAGCAAAGAGAGTGGTAAGTATGTTTTAATCTCATATCAATTAATCTCAAAGGTTAATTCTTGCTGCCATATTTCTTAATAAAGTGACTAATAGGATTCTGGGAGTTATGCTTGGATTCAGCACTTCTGTTGTAGAGATGTTGGGTCTCTTTTAACCTCTAACCTATTCTAACCTCAGAGTATTGTGTTGTGACGACCAACAGAAGATAAAAACATGCTCATGTCAAGCTTGATGAGGATTTAGTCCAAGCTATCAAgggttaataattaataatttttcctTTCACAGACCCTGtgatgaagaacattttaaagacCATAGTATCTGAATTACATGCCCCGAGATACAGAAAATGCAACACGTCATACTCAAAGAAAAGTGACTCTCCACTTGAAGATGAAGATGGTGACAtttctattttctgtttctttgttaTGTTCTGCCATTTGCagaattaatttgtaaaaaaaaaaaaaaaacattattcactTCTCCACTTTACTGTTTTTTGGTAacgtctttgtgtgtgtgtgtgtgtgtgtgtgtgtgcttgtgtgtgtgtgcagaaaatTTAATTATGCATTGTTATTCAATGAAAGAGTATTCATAGTGTACTTTCAAGTAATATAGggataaaataacatttctgcaAATTGAAGTATTTCTGTTATACCATCTCActggtctttatttatttattataatttattataatttactaTAATTATTTTGACTATTTGTCAAGAGTTTATATATGTTgctgtactttttaaatgtactCAATGGATTTATTGGTGTAatgtacacaatatattttgttgtaaaagtatattaaaagttTTCTAgatgtgaaagtgtgtgtacgtgCTCGTCGTTAATTTAATGAGTGTTGTACTTTTTAATATACCATATAAGATTGCTGAAAAATAGCTTTATAACAAATTAATAGTGTACTAGGAATGCAAATGAAGTACATTAAAGTGAAGCTTAAAATATATAACTGTACCTCAAGAagtataacattattttaaataaagtaaagaaGTATAATTAAGTTACACTAAAGATACTTGAAATTGTTCAATTTTAACACAACTAAACAGCTTGATAAAGTTGATATGAAGCATATCTTAAAGTATCTTAGTCGttccaaaaaaacatttattatgcaCTCAGTatactatcataaaaatataataagttttaaatataaatataataataaatataaataactatatatatagtaACTTAATAATAAGTTACTCAATATTAGTACAactaagtatattttttatttaactgggTTGTCATTGACCAATTTACTGaacctcatgccattccaaacatggaagacttttatttttggatatttggaattgttttgaagtCTATAACCATATTTgtgctttatatttttacaacatACAGTACGATtctattttctaatttttttatattgatacACTGTGCGGCTGTCTGAAAGTGGGACTGATTTTTGGCAATGCCTTGCagtatgtgtgtgagtttgtgtacgTGCAAGACTGATTTACACCGCTATCTCGAGATCACACGTGCGTCTACATCTGATGCCAGTTTATAATGAgtgctgtgtgataaaaatgGAGAGATGTGAGACAAATTCATAATGAGCAGCGTGTAAAACTATGTGTGTTGCAGAAGTGTTGGTCTGCAGCTGAGCTGATTCTTAATTGATTTCATAGGGAACTGAAGCTGAGGGGTCTtgtaatagtgtgtgtgtatgtgtgtgtgtgactggggATGGgggaaacattttaataattaataatagaatCTGCAGATGAAAAGCGTGAGACACTTTACATAACGGTGCAGCAGGGTTCTGAAAGCCAAGATGGTTTCCTAATGCTTACCCAGAGCCTTTCCGAACGCTGAGCTCACTTTGTCACTTTTACTCAATTAATGAATCAGAGTTTCTACCTGCCTTATTACAACACATATTAAAAGAAACTCATGTTCATGCTGTTATTGGTTTTTCTTTGTTGAAGTCAGCATGACCTTTCTATTGTACAGAATTCCACCATGTTAGCTTAGCAACTTGTTTCTCTGACTATTAAAACTAGTTTCAGAACTATAATAGTATGTGTGTAGCACAgtttcatatactgtatacatacatatacaggtccaaaagtctgagatgACATTGACAATCTTGGTCTGAGTTTACATGACACACTGGttaattgaatatttttaaagattGAAAACACATCGCACCTTACTTCTCTTTTCTAGCCAGCACACAAGGCCAATCATAGTCTGCCATTTTGGCATTCCTATAGCTCATCCAGCAGAGAGCGGCactagcaatgccaaggtcatgggtctgattcccagggaatgcatgaatggatcaaattgtttttaaaagtcacTTTGTCtgacaaatgcaaaaatgtacagTTGAAATTATTCTGGTGCATTTGTCTTTAGAAGCCAAGATTCTATTCTCCTCTGATCTGAAGTTAAAATTCGATTGTGTTATTTTCTGAAATTAAGAGTCTATTaatttatgaactttttttttctgaagtaaagattatgttctgAAGAATGTGTTATGAATGTATTTgaagttattgttgttttttttacttaagcttctgttctgttctgctctGTTCTTAAGTTAAGAATCTCTTCTGTTCTGAAGTTTAAAAatgtgttctattctattctgaagTCAATATTCTGTACTAAAGTTAAGAAATCAAACTGGAAAGCATTTATTGTAGTGGAAATAAGTACCATTGGCCTTCCCTTTGTGGTGATAAAAGATATTCAGTGGATTTATCTGGCTCGTGGTCATGGGTTACATTCTATCCACGTTGACTCACTTACATTATAACCTGCTCTTTGACTCTTCTTAGTCATTGTCTTGTAACTGGCCTTGTTTTCAGGTTTGTTCCAGAGGGCCATTGCTCAGAGTGGCTCCGCCATATCCAGCTGGTCAGTGAACTACCGGCCCCTGATGTACACCAAGATCCTGGCCAAGAAGGTGGGCTGCAGCTACGGCAACACTGCAGATCTGGTGGACTGTCTGCGAAGGAAGAGCTTCAGGGAGCTGGTGGATCAGGATATCCAACCTGCCCGCTACCACATTGCATTCGGACCAGTGGTGGACGGTGATGTGGTACCCGATGACCCTGAGATCCTCATGCAGCAGGTGTGAATTTAGACACTGCAGCGTCCCAGAGTTTAGAGTGCTTCACAGTCTAATCATGACAGTTAATTAGTGAAAGTGAGTACAATGGGTGACATTTGTGTAATGACCTCAGGGGGAGTTCCTGAACTACGACATCTTGTTGGGGGTGAACCAGGGTGAAGGGCTGAAATTTGTAGATGACAGTGAGGGTGAGGATGGTATTTCAGCTGCTTCCTTTGACTACACCATATCAAATTTTGTGGACAACCTCTATGGATACCCAGATGGTGAGTTCTGATACACCCATACATACTCACAACATAGACATTGACCGTTGTTTGCACTGCCAATTCTGCCACTCAGTCTACAGCGCTGTCTTTCAACAACCAACATCAATCTTTTTCTTTCTTGGTGTCTCTGTCCCTTTTTTAGGTAAAGACATACTGCGGGAGACCATAAAGTTCATGTACACAGATTGGGCTGACCGCGATAACAGTGACATGCGGCGTAAAACACTACTTGCACTTTTTACTGACCACCAGTGGGTGGCACCAGCAGTGGCTACAGCTAAGCTGCATGCTGAGTTCCAGTCCCCTGTTTATTTTTATACCTTCCACCACCACTGCCAGACGGAAGCACGACCCGAGTGGGCAGACGCAGCACATGGCGACGAGATCCCATATGTGTTTGGTGTTCCCATGGTGGGTGCCACAGATCTATTTCCCTGCAACTTTTCCAAGAACGATGTCATGCTCAGTGCTGTGGTGATGACATACTGGACTAACTTCGCCAAGACGGGGTGAGAGTTTGATCTGTCCGAATTTGTTCACCCAAAGAGACCAGCATACAAATACAATGTCTTTTTACTTCTCACTCTGTTTCAATATTTTTTCCAGTGATCCGAACGTTCCAGTACCGCAGGATACCAAGTTCATCCATACTAAGCCCAATCGCTTCGAGGAAGTAATCTGGACCAAATTTAGCTCTAAAGACAAGCAGTACCTCCATATCGGGTTGAAGCCTCGCATCCGGGATAATTACCGTGCCAACAAAGTTGCCTTCTGGCTTGAGTTGGTTCCTCACCTCCACACCCTTCATGAGGAGATCATCAGCTCCATAACCACGCGACTGCCACCGGGCATCCCGCACCGGCCCGGTCGGAAGGGTACAGTCCAGAGCCCTGGCACACGCTCTACTCGCCACCCCACGGTCTCAACCTACCCACCCGACCCGGACCTCGAAGGTTCTGAACACCCTCCTGAACGATTCCCATTCCCGAGCGACACAAGGGACTATTCGACGGAGCTGAGCGTGACAGTAGCAGTGGGTGCGTCGCTGCTCTTCCTCAACGTGCTGGCGTTTGTCGCGTTGTACTATAAACGCGACAAGCGGCATGAGCTGCTGCAGCGCCGCCATCGCCGCCTCTCACCTCAACGTGGGACAGGGCCAGGCATTGGCATTGTGGGGGCTCCACCCCATAACGACCTGGCATTGAGCCAAGAGGAGGAGCTAATGTCCTTGCAGATGAAGCAGCAAAGGGTGGAACTTGACCATGGCACGCCTCTTCCACAGCGTGGCCTCCATGGCGACCTCGAGCCTCTAAGACCACCTGTGTGCCCACCGGACTACACTCTGGCGCTACGGCGGGCACCTGAGGACGTGCCCCTTATGACAACTAACACCCTTTCTATGATCCCCAGCACCATCACTGGCATGCAGTCCCTCCATGCCTTCAACACTTACCCCCCTGCACCGGCACCAAGTGCTGGGCACAGCAACAACGCCCTGCCCCACCAGCACTCTACCACACGAGTATAGTAACCCCTCTAAGGGGAGCAGGCCCCCAAACACATAGGAACACAGACCTCCGGTACTAAGAGTGGTGCTCTACACGAATACTGTCCAACACACCACTCCTGTCCTTTTAAAGCCCAGTCCCagcacactctctttctctctcgttctTTCTTGTTTTACtcttcctgctcctctcattctTGGAGAAGGTTTTGGGTAGAGAAGTGTTGGCCATTTTCCCTGCTCAATACAGCAGCTATCCCCTCCCATTTAGTTTTTCCTCTACTTTTCCCCCTTAAGTTCCATTGCCACCtttccctttttctttcttttcttctcccCAACAGTCTTTTGCTCTGCTGTAGCTGTTTCTAGTCCCCAAAAAGAACAGTTTTTCTTACTTTGGACTGTTTTATAAATCAAGAAAATAtaagtgtaaaatatgtattattgatAACCTTATAAGGCTATGAATGATAAAAGATTCTACTATCTAATTTTTACCAGCATTCTTGTGCCAAGTACTGTGATCATTGTCCATTCAGACGCAGTCTAGTGGACAGACGTGGAGAGAATCACCTGAACTGGATTTATTGAAGGATTTTGCAGAATTGAGGAAAAAAAAGGTGCCAAATTTGTTTTCCTTTCCTTTGGTCTCTCTCTAAtttttgtgctttgttttgcACTGTCACTGTTAAATTGCCTATGGAGAGAAATTAACAACACtacaaaaatctatataaaaagattaattaaatttattaattaaatttaatagatTAATTCAATTTATATCTTGATTGCACTTTGGGAAaattgcatgatttattttttaagaagaaaatggACATTCGGGATTCAAGACTTTgtctttttattgtctttttctgCAACagttttctctctcttgctctctctcttctctctctctctctctcttactcttctctctctcactttcttttctttttttttacatcagctgTATTTTGTGCAGTTCATTTGGAGATTTTTTCCCTCTGTAGATACATGGTCATATCCAGAAATGAAACTAATTCTTGATGATAATAAAGAGGATAAATAGTTCCCTTTTATTTCCATTTATAATTACGGAAGCTGTATGACAAAATTCATCTCCTGAAGAAGGACTGATCAGATCCACGATCCCCTCCTCTCTTTTTTATCCCTTTTCTCTCTCCACTCAAATAGTCCTGAGTAGTAACCCACGCATTATGCCACATTGAGTTGAGGAACGTTCACTGTGTCGCTCTCTCTTCTCATTTCTCCATAAAGACTCAAACTCTGTACGTCCAGAGTGACGGGATCAAAACCTGCGCCCGTTCCCGCACAGCTGgagtctctccatctctctcttttttccagAGCCCAAGAGAGCTCATGACATGTCCAGAACATTCTTCCCCCTCACTGACACTGACCTTTGGGTGATAATCTCAGTTTGAGCTCACTTGTCACCAGGTGGACATCTTGTTATATGCCCTGTCACAAGTCCCTGTAGGACCTTCTGATTCAAccttgcaaagtttttttttttccgaaaTCTCTCTTTCAGGGTGCCAAGAATGATCTGGCCGAGAGGAAGCAGGAGATGGGCAATTTGCTTTCATGTGTGCGCATGTAAGTGTGAGTGTATGAGGAACAGCACAAATGTGGCCTCTATATGAGCTCTGGATACTGACTCTGGTAGCTTTGTGCATCAGGTTTGAGCCATGGTGGCGGTCAGAAACTAAACACAGCCTGAAGAGGCGTACTGCATTACAGCGGACGAGGCATCACCCCTCATGccacttaaatatacatttccgATCCATAATGCAAGCAACTGTGCATACTGATCTCATCTCCATCCATTTTTTCTGTTCTCTCGTCGTCTTGTTTTTGGAGTTTCTTGTCGGTGGGTGGATGGAATACACACAAGACCACTTTATATGTCATGTCatgatgaaaaacaaaagatgcaaaactgtacatttttataagtgtatgAGGTGACATGgtctttgtaaatattttgtttattgttggGTTCACGGCCGATCATATCCACTGTATAAACAGGTGCAAGCTCATTCATCCAATCATATCCCTCCAGCCACGATTCTGAAGACCCCTTATTTGATTTTCATTTAAAGGTTTACAGATACTAAAGCTTATTTTCAACAAAAGACATCAAATCGTAATGAATGTTGAGGGAAGCGGAAACGAACTGAATTCCACATTAGAGAATATATTGAGTCAAGAATGAGCGTACTTGATGAGAGTAATTGCATTTGGAATTCAAATTTGCTGCGAGACCCGACAATGCGGTGGACAATAGAGTCACTGGCTGCATGCACTGGCTGATTCGGTTTCGTTTGAAAAACAGAGGGTGGAACCGATCAGGGCCTAATCAGAATATTTTATTGCAGAGAGTTAAATGAGAACGTTTATTTGGAGAAGCTCGTTTTATTTCCTTGTATGAGGCTGTAGGATGTAAATCGCTTGAGTcagccctatttttttttttttcggagagGCCTGCTGTTTGAGTCATTCTCCTGGGTGTTCTCCGTTACGCTTCAGTGGACTAAATGACACTGTGGGGTGTTTGTTTTCTCCTACCTGGTTGTAAGTTCTTAGAAATTTAATGTTACCTAAACCATTGGAGATTTGTTGAAGCGGGGGTGGGATTCCGCAGAGTTCTGGCTTATCTCTTTATTGTGAATTCGAGCTGCATATATTTCAGAGTAGAGAATTTAAACAGTTCATATTTTTCTACTAAACAGAGAGAGATGATTCTACCGGCAGCCGACGGACATAAAAAGCACACTCTCACCAGGCATGGTGATACTTTTTGTCTGGGTTGCCTATGTATTATAGAGgatttaaagaagaagaagaaaaatactgAGAAACAATTGTTGAGGATCAATGCTTggtcgccaaaaaaaaaaaaaaaaagacttgcacCTGTTGAGTTTCATTTTGTTGAATTTCGGCAACATACAAAAGACTTAAGATGAGGGGACTGTATGACCACAATGGGTCTAAAGAATGAAATTCATATTTCTATTTCCTATACAGGCTACTACACACTGTATGTTGTGTATCTGAACTGGACAACATTAAAAGAGGTTATTAAACATACCGACAGTCCTGTCTCCTTATTTGCATGTTATTGTCCTAAATTGTCTACTTGGGGgaaaaaacactgttttattcTCTTATctaatgtatgtatatttacaGTTTGATTTAATCTTCTTGCTTTGACCTCTAGATGGAAGCACACTTCACAATACAGCAGTCACACAGCATTGTGTCCACTTAGCAAACCTTGCTGAACCCTCAAAAAAAGAGTCTTGCCGTTAAATGTACACATCTCAGAAAGGACATGTCCAGTATGTGTACACACAAGGGACACTGCCtacaaaaaatgaacaaataacagCACAATTCATGGATTTGTAGAAAATTGAacatacaaacataaacaaataaaaatgtgtgaggTGTATTGTAGTCCAGTTGGCTGGATACAGTCAGACAAGCTGTTCGCCACACTGATATAAGCTTGTGAGTTCACTTGTGGGCTCTGAAATGTTTCTGCAGGTTCACGTAATGCATACTATCGAAACATGACTACAGGTTTGTGTGTATCTGTGACTACTGTAAACGGTTCCTGAGCTCGCATCAGCTGTTTTGCCATTGGCAGACGGATGCAGCTGAAAGCAGGAGTCTGACTTTCCCACACAGGAAACTGCTCTGCACCTGCAGAAGTTCTGAGAGAGAGGAGACCTCCTGCATCTGTGTGCTGGCAGGACCTGAATCATCTGGAAGAACTGTGGACCTGGCCTGCTGTGGAAACAGAACGGACTCATTAGGGAAAATGCAGctctcaaatctgattggttcacctcataaaaaaatcacaacacaTGAAACAAACCAAGACTGTTTGTACTGCTAAAATCAACTACTGTTAACAGCTTTGGTTACTAAGCTGGTTCCCCTTCCATTTCAAGTGTACTTTGTATTGTACTCTAGTATTATATTTTAACCACAATTCCTTATGTATCAAGTAAACAATGGGGtaattattcatttttgggtgaactttgtACTATGTTGTATTACTTTTTTGCATAATGGTGGGTTTATGTATcgaatgtgtaaataaatatgtgtttacatcatttaaaaaaaatattaaacacgaCTAGTGCACCATGGCTCACATCTATATGTTCCGGAAAAGCAAAGTCAACACTAGTCAGAGGTACAAAGTCCACACACTCCACAACCTCCTTTGCAACCTCgctgagagaaaaagagacagacgAACAGATGTTTGTGAAAATAATTTGACATTCTGTGTGAAACACATAAAGATCTCACCACGATGACTTAAAAATCTCAAGCATCTTGTACAAAGTGGTCCAGAACCCTCAGGTCACAGATGGGTTGGAGGGGAAAGACCTCGTCTCCACCcagccacacaaacacactgacaccaaacagacaaacaaacactaTCGCACATACTTTTACAATTACAGGTCTGATGTCACAtggctattttaacaatgtccttactaactCTCTGGGCATTAAAATGTTTCAGTTGAGTTGCAGGGTCAGAAAGATGactgaaggtcttatgggtttgaaacgagatgagggtgagtaattaatgacagaattttcattttgggtgaactgtccctttaatcatGTCTCATGAGTGAATCGAATCTTTCACTCAATCAGTTTACTAAAACCCACAAATCATTTGCACAGGTCTCTAATATTCTTGTTGCTTTTCACAGCTACTGAGCATGACTTGAAGAACACAGATAAACTATACATTTTCACAATCTTATGTCTATTCTATTGATGTTTCATCAGTCAAACCATCTTTATCTGCATTTTATTCAGCTGCAGCGATAACTGGATGCCTATGTCCATTTGAGGGATTTCCTGAAATGTCATTAGTTACTATTACTTCTGTGAGTCTCACTTGTGGATTTTCTCAAGTATAAATGAAACAGTGTGCACTCACTAATTCTCACAACACCCTGATTTGCATGAACTATTTTCTCTAAAGAAATCCACATCCATATTCAAAGTACACATCCATATTTTTTTCTCCAGTGTAGATGTCACATGTGTTGGTTTGTAAATCAAAGCATGTGAAGGAGAtatcaaaatagttattttaattatccACATGAGAAAGGACACAACCAAACAATCCAAATCTTGAATCATTAATAGCAGACAAAACCAAAATGAAGAacacagatttttaaatactgcGAATGTAATCAGTGGGAAACAGAAACAGGTGTGAGACTAATTCATTAACTAAACAAGAAAatgaacatgaccaaataaggaaactcacAAAGAACAGAAATCAATAACTGTAACATTTTGCCCCCTCCCGGAACGGTGCATCCCCGCACCGACAGAAATAATCCAGccgagggagggtgggggtttaGGAGGCGGGCGTGAGGCAGGCAATAGAGAGGGAGCATAGACCATAGTGCCAGGGTGGAGTGGATAGAGGGAGGAGCccagagcaggaggagccagattgAGCTCCAGAGGCCAGCCAGGATGGTGGCCCACAGTGGAGTTGACGGCTGCCCAGCTGGATAATGAGTATGAGGCAAAAAGAGCAGGAGAGACAGAAGAGAAAGCAGACAATAGGGAGACAATAGGGCGCAGAGATTGGAAGGAGCAGAGAACCAGGGCACAGAAAACTCAGTGAAGGGATGAAGCATGAATCAAAGAAGAACACAGTCTGACCAGAGGCTGTTCTAGACCCTTTTCATCACCCCATCTCCCACCGCAACTTTACCctttaaaacaattgtattttGCTGACAGATTATATGTGGTCCtacaaatgttaatttaaattgaGTAACTTATTTAAAACTTCAGTCAACCTGGATAAAGCTGTGAACATATTCTCCAAAAAAGTACTCAAGAAGATTAGAACGTATTAAAGTGTTCTCATCCCATGAGTGTCACACAGCAAATACAGCAACAGGCAGAGAGGCACTGACAGAGAGACAAGAGGGGATGATGAGGAGGAGAGTTGAACTCGTTTTTTAATATTCCAGTAAAGTTCCTTAAATGCATTCTGTGTGGTCTTTAAGCTTGTGAACTGCATGTGTGTTTTGACTGAAAAAGGTGGTGCATGATTTTGTTAAGCAATTTGACAATGTTGTAGAAAATAttagcaaatgcaaaaaaaaaaaaaaaaaaaagggtccaCTTTTGGAAAAAGCTGGTGCACATTTgctcattttatttcttttgtcacacacacacacacacacacacacacacacatcaattatGTTGAAAAGTCAGTGCTGTCTGTGCTGTTTGGCTGTCACTGTGTCGCTCAATATACATTCAGAGTTTCTGTGTACAATCCCGTGATGACAGTGATTTCCCTTTTGAGGGTTAATTTCTTTATTGTACAAGGAGCACTTATTATCTGGCAACTTGTACATTTAAAAAggctaaacaaataaataaggccTTAGCTTAAAAAGTTGTAATGTTGTATTTTTCTAATGTGTACCTATTGAAACTATTATCATACAGTACTATAGAGTATTTCTTTTAACTGTAAGAATGTCACTATTAGGTAAGAGGGTTTTTTTTGACAGCACCATCATCTAGTGTACAAATACTGAATTACAGCCAGTCATGGTTTTGGTCACAACTTTAGAAATAGTTTACCTTACTCAGGCATAGATTATGGCCTGGGCCTCTTGTAGCACCttgtagcagctttaat includes these proteins:
- the LOC128021234 gene encoding neuroligin-2-like → MSSVGMERSRREAARSCRRRISDTCLVWLLGLALRLALSSCQRADLTAAKHPMVTTGYGKLRGVRKELNNEILGPVEQYLGVPYATPPVGERRFQPPEAPGSWQEIRNATQFAPVCPQNIHGVLPEIMLPVWFTDNLDAAAAYVQNQSEDCLYLNVYVPTEDGPLTKKHDESSMNRPRDEDIRDRRKKPVMLFIHGGSYMEGTGNMFDASVLAAYGNVIVVTMNYRLGVLGFLSTGDLSAKGNYGLLDQIQALRWLNENIGHFGGDPERITIFGSGAGASCVNLLILSHHSEGLFQRAIAQSGSAISSWSVNYRPLMYTKILAKKVGCSYGNTADLVDCLRRKSFRELVDQDIQPARYHIAFGPVVDGDVVPDDPEILMQQGEFLNYDILLGVNQGEGLKFVDDSEGEDGISAASFDYTISNFVDNLYGYPDGKDILRETIKFMYTDWADRDNSDMRRKTLLALFTDHQWVAPAVATAKLHAEFQSPVYFYTFHHHCQTEARPEWADAAHGDEIPYVFGVPMVGATDLFPCNFSKNDVMLSAVVMTYWTNFAKTGDPNVPVPQDTKFIHTKPNRFEEVIWTKFSSKDKQYLHIGLKPRIRDNYRANKVAFWLELVPHLHTLHEEIISSITTRLPPGIPHRPGRKGTVQSPGTRSTRHPTVSTYPPDPDLEGSEHPPERFPFPSDTRDYSTELSVTVAVGASLLFLNVLAFVALYYKRDKRHELLQRRHRRLSPQRGTGPGIGIVGAPPHNDLALSQEEELMSLQMKQQRVELDHGTPLPQRGLHGDLEPLRPPVCPPDYTLALRRAPEDVPLMTTNTLSMIPSTITGMQSLHAFNTYPPAPAPSAGHSNNALPHQHSTTRV